From the genome of Streptomyces sp. NBC_01260, one region includes:
- a CDS encoding ribbon-helix-helix protein, CopG family produces the protein MAMNLRLRDDQTEALKQRAEQEGTSMHAILLQAVDDYLARTAQQAIVRKTAKEQAAKWGELMERLK, from the coding sequence ATGGCCATGAACCTGCGTCTTCGTGACGACCAGACCGAAGCCCTCAAGCAGCGTGCCGAGCAGGAGGGGACGAGTATGCACGCCATACTGCTCCAGGCCGTGGACGACTACCTGGCCAGGACCGCCCAGCAGGCCATCGTCCGCAAGACGGCGAAGGAGCAGGCGGCCAAGTGGGGCGAGCTCATGGAGCGGCTCAAGTGA
- a CDS encoding carbohydrate ABC transporter permease: MSPPSLLRVRRPGRLAAEAVALLIAAAVAFPLYWMVLSAIKPAGEIQSTHPRPWTLSPSLDSFRRVFQQHDFGRYFLNSLLVAGTVVIVSALIAFLAATAVTRFRFRFRTTLLIMFLVAQMVPVEALTIPLFFLMRDFGQLNTLGSLILPHLAFSLPFAIWMLRGFVKAVPDALEEAAYIDGASRARFLWQILFPLVFPGLVATSVFSFISTWNDFLFAKSFIISDTSRSTLPMALLVFFKPDENDWGGIMAASTVMTVPVLVFFVLVQRRLVSGLGGAVKD, from the coding sequence GTGAGCCCGCCGTCCCTGTTGCGCGTCCGTCGGCCGGGCCGGCTCGCCGCCGAGGCGGTGGCCCTGCTGATCGCCGCCGCCGTGGCCTTCCCGCTGTACTGGATGGTGCTCTCGGCCATCAAACCGGCCGGCGAGATCCAGTCCACGCACCCCAGGCCGTGGACGCTCTCGCCGTCCCTGGACTCCTTCCGCCGGGTCTTCCAGCAGCACGACTTCGGGCGCTACTTCCTCAACAGCCTGCTCGTCGCCGGCACGGTCGTCATCGTCTCGGCGCTGATCGCCTTCCTGGCGGCGACGGCGGTGACCCGGTTCAGATTCCGCTTCCGCACCACCCTGCTGATCATGTTCCTGGTGGCGCAGATGGTGCCGGTCGAGGCGCTGACGATCCCGCTGTTCTTCCTGATGCGGGACTTCGGCCAGCTCAACACCCTCGGTTCACTGATCCTGCCGCACCTCGCCTTCTCACTGCCGTTCGCGATCTGGATGCTGCGCGGCTTCGTCAAGGCCGTCCCGGACGCCCTGGAGGAGGCGGCGTACATCGACGGCGCGAGCCGCGCCCGCTTCCTGTGGCAGATCCTCTTCCCGCTGGTCTTCCCGGGCCTGGTGGCGACCAGCGTCTTCTCGTTCATCTCGACCTGGAACGACTTCCTGTTCGCGAAGTCGTTCATCATCAGCGACACCTCCCGGTCGACGCTCCCGATGGCTCTGCTGGTCTTCTTCAAACCCGATGAGAACGACTGGGGCGGGATCATGGCAGCCTCGACGGTGATGACCGTTCCCGTGCTGGTCTTCTTCGTACTCGTACAGCGACGCCTGGTCTCGGGACTGGGCGGAGCGGTTAAGGACTGA
- a CDS encoding MFS transporter, with protein MTALEPRDAEVSARTEDTDDLHETVVAAVPEGVLGRTYRALSIGIVSVVFLIAFEATAVGTAMPVAARELHGIPLYAFAFSAYFTTSLFAMVLSGQWADRRGPLGPLAAGISAFGVGLLLSGTAGTMWMFIAGRAVQGLGGGLVIVALYVVVSRAYPERLRPAIMAGFAASWVIPSVVGPLASGSVTEHLGWRWVFVGIPVLVVFPLALALPAIRRMASGPADPAAPVEPFDRRRIALALGISLGAGLLQYAGQERNWFSLLPAAAGIALLVPAVRGLLPPGTGRAARGLPSVVLLRGVAAGSFIAAESFVPLMLVTQRGLSPTMAGLSLAAGGGTWALGSYLQSRPRLEPHRERLMVGGMVLVAAAIAAAPAVLIDGVPVWTVAVAWAVGCLGMGTVIASTSVLLLKLSAPQEAGANSAALQISDGLSNALLLAAGGAAFGALGGGAVGAVHEAVDAGASGSHPGAFAVVFLPMAGVAMVGAWVATRVRER; from the coding sequence ATGACCGCCCTGGAACCGCGTGACGCCGAGGTCTCGGCCCGCACCGAAGACACCGATGACCTGCATGAGACCGTCGTCGCCGCAGTACCGGAAGGGGTGCTCGGGCGGACCTATCGGGCGCTCAGCATCGGCATCGTCTCCGTCGTGTTCCTGATCGCCTTCGAGGCCACCGCGGTGGGGACCGCGATGCCGGTCGCCGCCCGCGAACTGCACGGCATCCCGCTGTACGCGTTCGCTTTCTCGGCGTACTTCACCACCAGCCTCTTCGCCATGGTGCTCTCCGGGCAGTGGGCCGACCGGCGCGGGCCGCTGGGGCCGCTCGCCGCCGGGATCAGCGCCTTCGGGGTGGGCCTGCTGCTGTCCGGGACCGCGGGCACCATGTGGATGTTCATCGCGGGGCGGGCCGTCCAGGGGCTCGGCGGCGGGCTGGTGATCGTCGCGCTGTACGTGGTGGTCAGCCGGGCCTACCCGGAGCGGCTGCGGCCGGCGATCATGGCCGGGTTCGCGGCCAGTTGGGTGATCCCGTCCGTCGTCGGGCCGCTGGCCTCCGGGAGCGTGACCGAGCACCTGGGCTGGCGCTGGGTCTTCGTCGGCATTCCGGTCCTGGTGGTCTTCCCGCTGGCGCTCGCGCTGCCCGCGATCCGGCGGATGGCGTCCGGACCCGCCGATCCGGCGGCGCCCGTCGAGCCGTTCGACCGCCGGCGCATCGCGCTCGCGCTGGGCATCTCGCTGGGTGCGGGACTGCTCCAGTACGCCGGGCAGGAGCGGAACTGGTTCTCGCTGCTGCCGGCCGCCGCGGGGATCGCCCTGCTCGTCCCCGCGGTCCGCGGTCTGCTGCCCCCGGGCACCGGCCGGGCGGCGCGCGGGCTGCCCTCGGTGGTGCTGCTGCGCGGGGTGGCGGCCGGGTCGTTCATCGCCGCCGAGTCGTTCGTGCCCCTGATGCTGGTCACCCAGCGCGGCCTGTCCCCGACGATGGCCGGGCTGTCGCTCGCGGCCGGTGGCGGTACCTGGGCGCTGGGTTCGTATCTGCAGTCCCGGCCGCGCCTGGAGCCGCACCGCGAGCGGTTGATGGTGGGCGGCATGGTGCTGGTCGCCGCGGCGATCGCGGCGGCGCCCGCCGTGCTGATCGACGGGGTGCCGGTCTGGACGGTCGCCGTGGCCTGGGCCGTCGGCTGCCTCGGCATGGGCACGGTGATCGCGTCGACCAGCGTGCTGCTGCTGAAGCTGTCCGCGCCGCAGGAGGCGGGGGCGAACTCCGCGGCCCTGCAGATCTCCGACGGACTCTCCAACGCCCTGCTGCTGGCCGCGGGCGGCGCGGCGTTCGGCGCGCTCGGCGGGGGAGCGGTGGGGGCCGTGCACGAGGCCGTCGATGCGGGTGCGTCCGGCTCGCACCCGGGGGCGTTCGCGGTGGTGTTCCTGCCGATGGCGGGGGTCGCGATGGTGGGGGCCTGGGTGGCCACGCGGGTGCGGGAGCGGTGA
- a CDS encoding carbohydrate ABC transporter permease codes for MTANSTAYKTSRAPGADGSAPRPLRRRPAASPARRSGWTPWLYLLPALVLLGGLLVYPIYQLGLISFLEYTQAQVSGGEPATFQGFGNYATLFHDSQFWQVLLATLVFAALCVLATLLAGCALAVLLTRVRALPRLALMMAALGAWATPAITGSTVWVFLFDADFGPVNRVLGLGDFSWTYGRYSAFALVLLEVLWCSFPFVMVTVYAGIRAIPTEVLEAAALDGASQWRIWRSVMAPMLRPILIVVTIQSIIWDFKVFTQIYVMTNGGGIAGQNLVLNVYAYQKAFASSQYSLGSAIGVVMLVILLAVTLVHLRLVRRQGEEL; via the coding sequence ATGACGGCGAACAGCACGGCGTACAAAACGTCCCGCGCACCCGGAGCGGACGGGAGTGCCCCTCGCCCGCTCCGGCGCCGCCCCGCGGCCTCCCCGGCCCGGCGGTCCGGCTGGACCCCCTGGCTCTACCTCCTGCCCGCGCTCGTCCTGCTCGGCGGGCTGCTGGTCTACCCGATCTACCAGCTCGGCCTGATCTCCTTCCTGGAGTACACCCAGGCCCAGGTGAGCGGCGGCGAACCGGCCACCTTCCAGGGGTTCGGCAACTACGCGACGCTCTTCCACGACAGCCAGTTCTGGCAGGTGCTGCTGGCCACCCTGGTCTTCGCGGCGCTCTGCGTGCTGGCCACCCTGCTGGCCGGCTGCGCACTGGCCGTCCTGCTGACCCGGGTGCGGGCCCTGCCGCGGCTCGCGCTGATGATGGCCGCGCTCGGCGCCTGGGCGACCCCCGCGATCACCGGCTCGACCGTCTGGGTCTTCCTCTTCGACGCCGACTTCGGACCGGTCAACCGGGTGCTGGGGCTCGGCGACTTCTCCTGGACGTACGGGCGCTACAGCGCCTTCGCCCTGGTGCTCCTCGAAGTCCTGTGGTGCTCGTTCCCGTTCGTGATGGTCACCGTGTACGCGGGCATCCGGGCGATCCCCACCGAGGTGCTGGAGGCGGCTGCGCTGGACGGCGCCTCGCAGTGGCGGATCTGGCGGTCGGTCATGGCGCCGATGCTGCGGCCGATCCTGATCGTCGTCACCATCCAGTCGATCATCTGGGACTTCAAGGTCTTCACCCAGATCTACGTCATGACCAACGGCGGCGGCATCGCCGGCCAGAACCTGGTGCTCAACGTGTACGCGTACCAGAAGGCGTTCGCGTCCTCGCAGTACAGCCTCGGCTCGGCGATCGGCGTCGTGATGCTGGTGATCCTGCTGGCGGTCACGCTGGTCCATCTGCGCCTGGTGAGGCGCCAGGGGGAGGAACTGTGA
- a CDS encoding type II toxin-antitoxin system death-on-curing family toxin: protein MSCVYLSSEDILVIAEHACPDMQIVVRDAGLLESAAHRPSAAMFGEEAYPDVVDKAAALLQSLAINHPLFDGNKRTAWLSCMTFLAMNGVDLRPDIDAAERLVIAVATGEMDEVKVISQGLGDLVADHV, encoded by the coding sequence GTGAGCTGTGTTTACCTGTCCTCCGAAGACATCCTCGTCATCGCCGAACACGCCTGCCCGGACATGCAGATCGTGGTCCGCGACGCCGGACTCCTCGAATCGGCGGCCCACCGGCCCTCCGCGGCCATGTTCGGCGAGGAGGCCTATCCGGACGTCGTGGACAAGGCGGCCGCGCTGCTCCAGTCCCTGGCGATCAACCATCCGCTCTTCGACGGCAACAAACGCACCGCCTGGCTGTCGTGCATGACCTTCCTCGCGATGAACGGGGTCGATCTCCGCCCGGACATCGACGCGGCGGAACGCCTGGTCATCGCGGTCGCCACGGGGGAGATGGACGAGGTCAAGGTCATCTCCCAGGGGCTGGGCGACCTGGTCGCCGACCACGTGTGA
- a CDS encoding beta-N-acetylhexosaminidase encodes MDMDLIPAPVRVGDRGRCGFVLDPSTTITAAPGTETTERWLRATLGAAFGLSLAPGGEGAARAIRLRTDPALEPEGYRLTTQPDESVVITGGGPAGVFWGAQTLRQLLGPEAFRQAPVNGGARTGFGFTDIEDGPRFPWRGMMLDVSRHFMPKTDVLRYLDLLAAHKLNVFHFHLTDDQGWRIEIKRYPRLTEAGSWRSRTKHGHRASELWDETPHGGFYTQDDIREIVAYAAARHIRVVPEIDIPGHSQATITAYPELGNTDVIDTTALSVWDNWGVTPNVLAPTDTTLRFFEGVFEELLELFPAATSPFIHVGGDECPKDQWKQSPTAQARIKELGLADEDELQSWFIRHFDSWLTARGRRLIGWDEILEGGLAEGAAVSSWRGYAGGIAAAEAGHDVVMCPEQQVYLDHRQDGGPDEPMPIGYVRTLEDVYRFEPVPPGLSEEAARHILGTQANVWTEVMQNRARVDYQVFPRLAALAEVAWSALPASEERDFAGFERRMATHYARLDALGVDYRRPGGPLPWQRRPGILGRPIEGAPPLV; translated from the coding sequence ATGGACATGGACCTGATCCCGGCACCGGTGCGCGTGGGTGACCGGGGGCGGTGCGGATTCGTCCTGGATCCGTCCACCACCATCACCGCGGCCCCCGGCACCGAGACCACCGAACGCTGGCTGCGCGCCACGCTCGGCGCCGCCTTCGGCCTGTCGCTCGCACCGGGCGGCGAGGGCGCCGCGCGCGCGATCCGGCTGCGGACCGACCCGGCCCTGGAGCCAGAGGGCTACCGGCTGACCACCCAGCCCGACGAGAGCGTCGTGATCACCGGCGGCGGTCCCGCCGGAGTCTTCTGGGGTGCCCAGACGCTGCGTCAGCTGCTGGGACCGGAGGCCTTCCGCCAGGCGCCCGTCAACGGCGGCGCCCGGACCGGCTTCGGGTTCACGGACATCGAGGACGGCCCGCGCTTCCCCTGGCGCGGCATGATGCTCGACGTGTCACGGCACTTCATGCCCAAGACCGACGTCCTGCGCTACCTCGACCTCCTCGCCGCCCACAAGCTGAACGTCTTCCACTTCCACCTCACCGACGACCAGGGCTGGCGCATCGAGATCAAGCGCTACCCGCGCCTGACCGAGGCCGGCTCCTGGCGGTCGCGCACGAAGCACGGCCACCGGGCCTCCGAACTCTGGGACGAGACCCCGCACGGCGGTTTCTACACACAGGACGACATCCGCGAGATCGTGGCGTACGCCGCCGCCCGGCACATCCGTGTCGTCCCCGAGATCGACATCCCGGGGCACTCGCAGGCGACCATCACCGCCTACCCGGAACTCGGCAACACCGACGTCATCGACACCACCGCCCTCTCCGTCTGGGACAACTGGGGCGTCACCCCGAACGTACTCGCCCCCACCGACACCACCCTGCGCTTCTTCGAGGGCGTCTTCGAGGAACTCCTCGAACTCTTCCCGGCCGCCACCTCGCCGTTCATCCACGTCGGCGGCGACGAGTGCCCCAAGGACCAGTGGAAGCAGTCGCCGACGGCCCAGGCCCGCATCAAGGAACTCGGCCTGGCCGACGAGGACGAGCTGCAGTCCTGGTTCATCCGCCACTTCGACAGCTGGCTCACCGCACGGGGCCGCCGCCTCATCGGCTGGGACGAGATCCTGGAGGGCGGGCTCGCCGAGGGCGCGGCCGTCTCCTCGTGGCGCGGCTACGCGGGCGGCATCGCCGCCGCCGAGGCCGGGCACGACGTCGTGATGTGCCCGGAGCAACAGGTCTATCTGGACCACCGTCAGGACGGCGGCCCCGACGAGCCGATGCCGATCGGATACGTCCGCACCCTGGAGGACGTCTACCGCTTCGAACCCGTTCCGCCGGGCCTCTCCGAGGAGGCGGCCCGGCACATCCTCGGCACCCAGGCCAACGTCTGGACCGAGGTCATGCAGAACCGGGCCCGCGTCGACTACCAGGTCTTCCCGCGCCTCGCCGCCCTCGCCGAGGTCGCCTGGTCGGCCCTGCCCGCCTCCGAGGAACGGGACTTCGCCGGCTTCGAGCGGCGGATGGCCACGCACTACGCGCGACTTGACGCGCTGGGTGTCGACTACCGGCGGCCGGGCGGTCCGTTGCCGTGGCAGCGGCGGCCCGGCATCCTCGGACGCCCGATCGAGGGAGCGCCCCCGCTCGTGTGA
- a CDS encoding 2Fe-2S iron-sulfur cluster-binding protein yields MSNENHTEQHGGWEPTPQSGEYDADATAFVHLPPEDLANIPLAAPGQGYVPPMILPLTPAAGLDPAATGSWAAQTPDQRAQPERGTQTERPAPEAVHWPDPNQQQTPYGYPQTPHQPQASGEQYPDRYRENPADTGQWNFAESAEATGHTGQWQIPVADGDLPEESGEFSASALAAGWYAERTPPATLPGGAPAPWATREPEPAAGDDTPPQGTDPGGAPDAPDGAAEGDVDAAAPLPEPSDGAHETAHDAAHEVPPEATLQDAPQHGTEHPGTAEPVAEAAPDAGTAPDAEATDAESAPEAEAADTGAVDADAMDLGAADPDAAPAAALDLPSEHPSASYVLHVNGADRPVTDAWIGESLLYVLRERLGLAGAKDGCSQGECGACNVQVDGRLVASCLVPAATAAGSEVRTVEGLAVDGEPSDVQRALADCGAVQCGFCIPGMAMTVHDLLEGNHAPSELETRQALCGNLCRCSGYRGVLDAVNEVIAGREAAAEAASAPAPESAEQDEARIPHQAAPGAGSVQAHLQDGGMA; encoded by the coding sequence GTGAGCAACGAGAACCACACCGAACAGCACGGGGGATGGGAGCCGACCCCCCAGAGCGGCGAGTACGACGCCGACGCGACCGCCTTCGTCCACCTGCCGCCCGAGGACCTGGCGAACATCCCGCTGGCCGCGCCCGGCCAGGGCTACGTACCGCCGATGATCCTCCCGCTGACCCCGGCCGCCGGGCTCGACCCCGCGGCCACCGGCAGCTGGGCCGCCCAGACACCGGACCAGCGGGCCCAGCCGGAACGCGGCACGCAAACGGAGCGGCCGGCCCCCGAGGCGGTGCACTGGCCGGACCCGAACCAGCAGCAGACGCCGTACGGATACCCGCAGACCCCGCACCAGCCGCAGGCGTCCGGGGAGCAGTATCCGGACCGGTACCGCGAGAACCCGGCCGACACCGGCCAGTGGAACTTCGCCGAGTCCGCCGAGGCCACAGGACACACCGGCCAGTGGCAGATCCCGGTCGCCGACGGCGATCTCCCGGAGGAGTCCGGCGAGTTCTCGGCCTCCGCGCTGGCCGCCGGCTGGTACGCGGAGCGGACCCCGCCGGCCACCCTGCCCGGCGGCGCGCCCGCGCCCTGGGCGACGCGGGAGCCGGAGCCCGCGGCCGGGGACGACACCCCGCCGCAGGGGACGGACCCCGGCGGGGCACCGGACGCGCCGGACGGCGCCGCGGAAGGGGACGTGGACGCCGCCGCGCCGCTCCCGGAGCCTTCCGACGGCGCGCACGAAACCGCGCACGACGCCGCGCACGAAGTCCCGCCGGAGGCGACCCTCCAGGACGCGCCGCAGCACGGCACGGAGCACCCCGGCACAGCCGAACCGGTCGCCGAGGCGGCACCGGACGCCGGTACGGCACCGGATGCCGAGGCCACGGACGCCGAGTCGGCGCCGGAAGCCGAGGCCGCGGACACCGGTGCCGTGGACGCCGATGCCATGGACCTCGGCGCCGCGGACCCCGACGCCGCCCCGGCCGCTGCCCTCGACCTGCCCAGCGAGCACCCCTCCGCCTCGTACGTGCTGCACGTGAACGGCGCCGACCGCCCCGTCACCGACGCCTGGATCGGCGAGTCACTGCTCTACGTGCTGCGCGAGCGCCTCGGCCTCGCCGGTGCCAAGGACGGCTGCTCGCAAGGTGAGTGCGGCGCCTGCAACGTCCAGGTCGACGGCCGTCTCGTCGCCTCCTGCCTGGTCCCCGCGGCCACCGCGGCGGGCAGCGAGGTCCGTACCGTCGAAGGTCTGGCCGTCGACGGCGAACCGTCCGACGTCCAGCGGGCGCTGGCCGACTGCGGCGCCGTCCAGTGCGGCTTCTGCATCCCCGGAATGGCCATGACCGTCCACGACCTGCTGGAGGGCAACCACGCCCCCAGCGAGCTGGAGACCCGCCAGGCGCTCTGCGGCAACCTCTGCCGCTGCTCCGGCTACCGCGGCGTGCTCGACGCCGTGAACGAGGTCATCGCGGGACGCGAGGCCGCAGCCGAGGCGGCCTCGGCACCCGCCCCGGAATCCGCGGAACAGGACGAGGCCCGCATCCCGCACCAGGCGGCCCCCGGCGCGGGTAGTGTGCAGGCCCATCTGCAGGACGGAGGCATGGCGTGA
- a CDS encoding FAD binding domain-containing protein codes for MTTQAPQAAQSVTLPASLDEAVAALGAMPAAVPVAGGTDLMSAVNKGLLRPSGLVGLGRISELRGWHYQDGHALLGAGLTHARMGRPDFAALIPALAASARAAGPPQIRNAGTLGGNIATAAPTGDALPVLAALEAELVIAGPGGARREIPVSHLLAGREMLEPAELIGFVRVPLLHAPQVFLKATGRTGPGRATASVAIVLDPARRGVRCAVGAIAPMPLRPLEAERWIASLIDWDGERGLAPDALAAFGEYVAAACIPDEPPPADGGEAPPLSPAVLHLRRTVAALARRALGRALS; via the coding sequence TTGACCACGCAAGCACCGCAGGCGGCGCAGTCCGTCACGCTGCCTGCCTCGCTGGACGAGGCCGTGGCGGCACTCGGCGCCATGCCTGCCGCCGTCCCCGTGGCAGGCGGCACGGACCTGATGTCGGCTGTCAACAAGGGCCTCCTGCGCCCCTCCGGGCTGGTCGGCCTCGGCCGGATCAGTGAACTCCGGGGCTGGCACTACCAGGACGGCCACGCCCTGCTCGGCGCCGGACTCACCCACGCCCGCATGGGGCGCCCCGACTTCGCCGCCCTCATCCCCGCCCTGGCCGCGTCCGCGCGCGCCGCCGGCCCGCCCCAGATCCGCAACGCCGGAACGCTCGGCGGCAACATCGCCACCGCCGCCCCGACCGGCGACGCCCTGCCGGTGCTCGCCGCGCTGGAGGCCGAGCTGGTCATCGCGGGACCCGGCGGCGCCCGCCGTGAGATCCCGGTCTCGCACCTGCTGGCCGGCCGCGAGATGCTGGAGCCCGCCGAACTGATCGGCTTCGTCCGCGTTCCCCTGCTGCACGCCCCGCAGGTGTTCCTCAAGGCGACCGGACGCACCGGCCCCGGCCGGGCCACCGCCTCCGTCGCGATCGTCCTCGACCCGGCCCGGCGCGGAGTGCGCTGCGCGGTCGGCGCCATCGCGCCGATGCCGCTGCGGCCGCTGGAGGCCGAACGCTGGATCGCCTCGCTGATCGACTGGGACGGCGAACGGGGCCTGGCGCCCGACGCGCTGGCCGCCTTCGGCGAGTACGTCGCCGCGGCCTGCATCCCGGACGAGCCACCGCCCGCCGACGGGGGAGAGGCGCCACCGCTGTCCCCCGCAGTACTGCACCTGCGGCGCACCGTCGCCGCGCTGGCCCGACGCGCGCTGGGGAGGGCACTGTCGTGA
- a CDS encoding xanthine dehydrogenase family protein molybdopterin-binding subunit, producing the protein MSNDAATAAGATHTAISIPSLDGPDGSGTEQPLLGLGASLPPADARAKTEGTFPYAADLWAEGLLWAAVLRSPHPHARILSIDTSAAVEMPGVRAVVTHEDVPGESAYGRRVVDRPVFASDLVRHHGEPIAAVAADHPDTARLAAAAIAVEYEVLEPVTDPEKAFAAEPLHPDGNLIRHIPLRYGDPEIVGEVIVEGLYRIGRQDPAPIGAEAGLAVPRPDGGVEIYTASTDPHTDRDLAAACFGLEPDRVKVVVTGVPGATGDREDPGFQLPLGLLALRTGCPVKLAATREESFLGHAHRHPTLLRYRHHADAEGRLVKVEAQILLDAGAYADYSSESLAAAVAFACGPYVVPHAFIEGWAVRTNNPPSGHVRGEGAMQVCAAYEGQMDKLAARLSIDPAELRLRNALSTGDILPTGQTVTCPAPVAELLRSVRDFPLPSLPKDSPEDDWLLPGGPEGAGEPGAVRRGVGYALGMVHMLGAEGADEVSTATVRVHDGVATVICAAVETGQGFSTLARQVVQETLGIEEVHVASVDTDQPPAGPATHGRHTWVSAGAVERAAKMVRTQLLQPLAHKFGMSTELLQIADGKITSYDGVLSTTVTEAMDGKELWATAQCRPHPTEPLDESGQGDAFVGLAFCAIRAVVDVDIELGSVRVVEMAVAQDVGRVLNPSQLATRIEAGITQGIGTALTENLRTARGLIRHPDLTGYALPTSLDAPDIRIVRLVEERDVVAPFGAKPASAVPVVTSPAAVAAAVRAATGRPINRLPIRPQAAVAAAKS; encoded by the coding sequence GTGAGCAACGACGCAGCCACCGCGGCCGGCGCGACCCACACGGCGATCAGCATCCCTTCACTGGACGGCCCCGACGGCTCCGGGACCGAGCAGCCGCTGCTCGGCCTGGGCGCCTCGCTGCCGCCTGCCGACGCCCGCGCCAAGACCGAGGGCACCTTCCCGTACGCCGCCGACCTGTGGGCCGAGGGACTGCTCTGGGCGGCCGTGCTCCGCTCTCCGCATCCCCATGCCCGCATCCTGTCGATCGACACCTCGGCCGCGGTCGAGATGCCGGGCGTACGAGCGGTCGTCACCCACGAGGACGTCCCCGGCGAGAGCGCCTACGGACGCCGCGTCGTGGACCGCCCCGTCTTCGCCTCCGACCTGGTCCGCCACCACGGCGAGCCGATCGCCGCGGTCGCCGCCGACCACCCCGACACGGCCCGGCTGGCCGCCGCCGCCATCGCCGTCGAGTACGAGGTGCTGGAACCGGTCACCGACCCGGAGAAGGCCTTCGCCGCCGAACCGCTGCACCCCGACGGCAATCTGATCCGCCACATCCCGCTGCGCTACGGCGACCCGGAGATCGTGGGCGAGGTCATCGTCGAGGGCCTGTACCGCATCGGCCGCCAGGATCCGGCGCCGATCGGCGCCGAGGCCGGACTCGCTGTACCCCGCCCCGACGGCGGCGTCGAGATCTACACCGCCTCCACCGACCCGCACACCGACCGCGACCTGGCCGCCGCCTGCTTCGGCCTCGAACCGGACCGGGTGAAGGTCGTCGTCACCGGCGTCCCCGGCGCGACCGGCGACCGCGAGGACCCCGGATTCCAGCTCCCGCTGGGTCTGCTCGCCCTGCGCACCGGCTGCCCGGTCAAACTGGCCGCCACCCGCGAGGAGTCCTTCCTCGGCCACGCGCACCGCCACCCGACCCTGCTCCGCTACCGCCACCACGCGGACGCCGAGGGCCGTCTGGTGAAGGTCGAGGCGCAGATCCTCCTCGACGCGGGCGCGTACGCCGACTACTCGTCCGAGTCGCTGGCCGCCGCCGTCGCGTTCGCCTGCGGCCCCTACGTCGTCCCGCACGCCTTCATCGAGGGCTGGGCCGTCCGTACGAACAACCCGCCGTCCGGCCATGTCCGGGGCGAGGGCGCGATGCAGGTCTGCGCCGCGTACGAGGGCCAGATGGACAAGCTGGCCGCCAGACTCTCCATCGACCCGGCCGAGCTGCGGCTGCGCAACGCGCTGTCCACCGGCGACATCCTGCCCACCGGCCAGACCGTGACCTGCCCCGCCCCCGTCGCCGAACTCCTGCGTTCGGTAAGGGACTTCCCGCTCCCCTCGCTCCCCAAGGACTCCCCGGAGGACGACTGGCTGCTCCCGGGCGGCCCGGAGGGCGCGGGCGAGCCCGGCGCGGTGCGGCGCGGGGTCGGCTACGCGCTCGGCATGGTCCACATGCTCGGCGCCGAGGGCGCCGACGAGGTCTCCACGGCCACGGTCCGGGTCCACGACGGGGTCGCCACCGTCATCTGCGCCGCGGTCGAGACGGGCCAGGGCTTCTCGACGCTGGCCCGCCAGGTCGTCCAGGAGACCCTGGGCATCGAGGAGGTCCATGTGGCCTCCGTCGACACCGACCAGCCCCCGGCGGGCCCGGCCACGCACGGCCGTCACACCTGGGTCTCCGCCGGAGCGGTCGAACGCGCCGCGAAGATGGTCCGCACCCAGCTGCTCCAGCCGCTGGCCCACAAGTTCGGCATGTCCACCGAGCTGCTCCAGATCGCCGACGGCAAGATCACCTCGTACGACGGGGTGCTGTCCACGACCGTCACCGAGGCGATGGACGGCAAGGAGCTCTGGGCCACCGCCCAGTGCCGCCCGCACCCCACCGAGCCGCTCGACGAGTCCGGCCAGGGCGACGCCTTCGTCGGCCTCGCGTTCTGCGCGATCCGCGCGGTGGTGGACGTCGACATCGAACTCGGCTCGGTCCGCGTCGTGGAGATGGCCGTCGCCCAGGACGTCGGCCGGGTCCTCAACCCGTCCCAGCTGGCGACCCGGATCGAGGCGGGCATCACCCAGGGCATCGGCACCGCGCTGACGGAGAACCTGCGCACCGCGCGCGGTCTGATCCGGCACCCCGACCTGACGGGCTACGCCCTGCCGACCTCCCTCGACGCGCCGGACATCCGCATCGTCAGACTCGTCGAGGAACGCGATGTGGTGGCCCCCTTCGGCGCCAAGCCGGCTTCCGCGGTCCCCGTGGTGACCTCCCCGGCCGCGGTGGCCGCCGCGGTCCGCGCGGCCACCGGCCGCCCGATCAACCGCCTCCCGATCCGGCCCCAGGCAGCCGTCGCGGCCGCCAAGTCCTGA